One window of Methanocalculus alkaliphilus genomic DNA carries:
- a CDS encoding formate/nitrite transporter family protein — MVFHPPVQIVAKAGDAGKYKVGLPWWNMIMRGFMSGAYIAMGAGLATVCGTGVADFLGPGFAALIRGAVFPVGLIITVLTGAELFTGDAMLAPMAAFIHKISWASVFNLWIWVYVGNVIGSLLYAYLMAYGPLTNWDATGAGSASVFGVTAVSIAWGKVNYAGGMAMWSLFLKAIGCNWLVNLAVLLGICADDAVGKFFGIWFPIMAFVSSGLEHSIANIYFIPAGIMVKGFLTPEQLAVHADKVVDLNWMTMWTNNVILVTIGNTIGGLFFVGVIYWVAFRKEIAALK, encoded by the coding sequence ATGGTATTTCATCCTCCAGTGCAGATTGTTGCAAAGGCGGGAGATGCAGGCAAGTATAAGGTAGGCCTGCCATGGTGGAACATGATTATGCGTGGATTTATGTCCGGCGCATACATCGCCATGGGTGCCGGCCTCGCAACCGTCTGTGGTACAGGCGTTGCTGACTTCCTCGGTCCTGGTTTCGCAGCCCTTATTCGTGGTGCTGTGTTCCCTGTCGGTCTTATTATCACCGTGCTTACCGGTGCCGAACTGTTTACAGGCGATGCGATGCTCGCTCCAATGGCTGCTTTTATCCATAAGATCAGCTGGGCAAGTGTCTTTAATCTCTGGATATGGGTCTATGTTGGAAACGTCATCGGTTCGCTCCTTTATGCATATCTGATGGCCTATGGTCCCCTGACAAACTGGGATGCCACAGGAGCCGGTTCAGCCAGTGTATTCGGGGTGACTGCGGTCAGTATAGCGTGGGGCAAAGTGAATTATGCCGGTGGAATGGCGATGTGGTCGCTCTTCCTCAAGGCTATCGGCTGTAACTGGCTCGTTAACCTTGCTGTGCTTCTCGGTATATGTGCAGATGATGCCGTTGGTAAATTCTTCGGTATCTGGTTCCCGATCATGGCTTTCGTTTCAAGTGGACTTGAACACAGTATTGCAAATATCTACTTCATCCCTGCAGGAATCATGGTGAAAGGATTCCTGACCCCGGAGCAGCTCGCTGTTCATGCGGACAAGGTTGTTGACTTAAACTGGATGACAATGTGGACAAACAACGTCATTCTGGTGACAATTGGAAACACCATCGGTGGATTGTTCTTCGTTGGTGTCATCTACTGGGTAGCGTTCCGCAAGGAGATCGCTGCACTGAAGTAA
- the rpiA gene encoding ribose 5-phosphate isomerase A, translated as MDTAKQEAGYRAAEYVGDGMIIGIGTGSTVLYAMERIIHRMREENLSILGVPTSYQAAFRAAEMGIPLTSLDAHPSLDLAIDGADQVDPAKLMIKGRGAAHLREKCVADAANRFIVVADESKCVDELNGKIPVEVLPFACMPVIRRVAEHGGTAGIRTGSGKDGPVMSDNGNIIMDCQFERIDDPKSLERELAMIPGIVASGLFTQYADKTTVIVGKK; from the coding sequence ATGGATACAGCAAAGCAGGAGGCGGGATATCGGGCAGCCGAATACGTCGGTGACGGGATGATCATCGGGATCGGAACCGGATCAACAGTCCTCTATGCAATGGAGCGGATCATCCACAGAATGAGAGAGGAGAACCTCTCCATCCTCGGGGTTCCGACCTCCTATCAGGCGGCGTTCAGGGCCGCTGAGATGGGCATTCCCCTTACATCACTGGACGCCCATCCATCGCTTGATCTTGCAATTGATGGTGCCGATCAGGTCGATCCCGCAAAACTGATGATCAAAGGACGGGGAGCTGCACACCTGCGCGAGAAGTGCGTTGCCGATGCAGCGAACCGGTTCATCGTTGTTGCCGACGAATCAAAGTGCGTGGATGAACTCAACGGGAAGATACCAGTTGAGGTACTCCCCTTCGCCTGCATGCCGGTCATCAGGAGGGTAGCCGAACACGGAGGCACTGCCGGGATCAGGACAGGCTCCGGCAAAGACGGCCCGGTCATGTCAGACAACGGGAATATCATCATGGACTGTCAGTTCGAGAGAATAGATGATCCGAAGTCTCTTGAGAGGGAGCTGGCGATGATACCGGGTATCGTGGCCTCAGGCCTCTTTACACAATATGCAGATAAGACGACGGTTATCGTCGGAAAAAAATAG
- a CDS encoding MarR family transcriptional regulator, with the protein MESGVYGTLTPLQDEMVNLLVGVGLKRNVAKVLVFLSELPEASSREIERGTDLRQPEVSIAMRELKEQEWVTFRESKTENKGRPVKIYSIALGLAEITNILEQKKRQEAESQISMINRMRKCIES; encoded by the coding sequence ATGGAATCAGGAGTATATGGAACGCTTACACCACTACAGGATGAGATGGTAAATCTCCTGGTTGGTGTAGGGCTGAAGAGAAATGTCGCGAAAGTACTGGTCTTCCTCTCAGAACTGCCTGAGGCGAGCTCACGTGAAATCGAGCGAGGCACGGACCTGCGCCAGCCTGAGGTAAGTATTGCAATGCGAGAACTTAAAGAGCAGGAATGGGTCACATTTCGTGAGAGCAAGACGGAAAATAAGGGGAGGCCTGTGAAGATCTACTCAATCGCGCTTGGACTCGCTGAGATCACCAATATCCTTGAGCAGAAGAAGCGGCAGGAAGCCGAGTCTCAGATATCGATGATCAACCGAATGCGTAAGTGCATCGAATCATAA
- the acs gene encoding acetate--CoA ligase: MSEKQVTLSKKKYLPDPEYRKEAWCKDAEHAYHGFLTDPDGFWGRISHELEWFEPWEKVKEWEHPFARWFINGKSNMSYNCLDRNAAGPRRNKVALFWQGDDGRERSYTYWQLLREVERFANGLKSLGVTKGDCVCIYMPNIPEQVVAMLACARIGAIHSVVFAGFGSDALHARITGAGAKIVITADASIRRGKTIPLKPILEEALINATTVDYIVVLRTQDPKIDLLPEFEKDFYELMESAEKDCPPEKMDAEDPLFILYTSGTTGQPKGIIHTTGGYMVGTYYTAKYVLDIKDSDVFWCTADPGWITGHSYIVYGPLLAGATIFITESTPDYPDAGIWWKYIEKYGVSIFYTAPTAIRMFMRYGDEYPNRYDLSSLRILGSVGEPLNPEAFEWYYHIIGKEKLPILDTWWQTETGMHMITTMIGEPMKPGFAGRPIPGVLVDIVDKEGKPVPPGVSGQLIIKEPWPSMMRMVNQNEERYRQYWSGPDNSYNASDLAVRDEEGYIMILGRSDDLIIVSGHNIGTAEVESALVAHKAVAEAAVVGIPDEMKGNRILAFVLLRDGFTETAKLKQDLLYHVRITLGPIAVPSDIRVVDQLPKTRSGKIMRRVLKAIEMGEDPGDLSTIDE; this comes from the coding sequence ATGTCAGAAAAACAAGTAACACTTAGTAAAAAGAAGTATCTTCCTGATCCGGAGTACCGCAAAGAAGCCTGGTGCAAGGATGCAGAACATGCGTACCATGGTTTTCTGACTGATCCTGATGGTTTCTGGGGCCGAATCAGTCATGAACTCGAATGGTTTGAACCCTGGGAGAAGGTGAAGGAGTGGGAGCACCCGTTTGCCCGCTGGTTCATCAATGGCAAAAGCAATATGAGCTATAACTGCCTTGACCGCAATGCAGCAGGACCACGCAGAAATAAAGTCGCCCTCTTCTGGCAGGGAGATGACGGCAGGGAGCGAAGCTACACCTACTGGCAGCTTCTCCGTGAGGTCGAGAGATTTGCAAACGGTTTAAAAAGCCTTGGTGTTACAAAAGGCGACTGTGTCTGCATCTATATGCCCAATATCCCCGAACAGGTCGTCGCCATGCTCGCCTGTGCACGGATTGGTGCGATCCACTCTGTGGTCTTCGCCGGCTTTGGATCTGATGCCCTCCATGCAAGAATTACCGGTGCCGGAGCGAAGATAGTCATAACTGCCGACGCAAGCATCAGGCGCGGAAAGACGATCCCGCTCAAGCCGATCCTTGAGGAGGCACTGATCAATGCGACGACAGTGGACTATATCGTCGTCCTCAGAACACAGGATCCCAAGATCGATCTTCTTCCAGAATTTGAGAAGGACTTCTATGAACTGATGGAGTCGGCAGAAAAAGACTGTCCGCCCGAGAAGATGGATGCAGAAGACCCTCTCTTCATCCTCTATACATCAGGGACAACAGGTCAGCCGAAGGGCATCATCCATACAACCGGCGGCTATATGGTCGGAACGTACTATACGGCCAAGTATGTCCTTGACATCAAGGACTCGGATGTCTTCTGGTGCACAGCAGATCCAGGGTGGATCACCGGCCACTCATACATCGTTTATGGACCCCTTCTTGCCGGCGCAACGATCTTCATCACCGAGTCAACCCCCGACTATCCGGATGCCGGGATCTGGTGGAAGTATATCGAAAAGTACGGGGTCTCGATCTTCTACACAGCTCCGACTGCGATCCGGATGTTCATGCGCTATGGAGATGAGTATCCGAACAGGTATGACCTTTCAAGCCTTCGTATCCTCGGATCTGTCGGTGAACCCCTGAACCCGGAGGCCTTTGAGTGGTATTATCATATCATAGGCAAGGAGAAGCTTCCGATCCTGGACACCTGGTGGCAGACCGAGACCGGTATGCATATGATTACGACGATGATCGGCGAACCGATGAAGCCGGGCTTTGCAGGGCGCCCTATCCCCGGTGTCCTCGTTGATATCGTTGACAAAGAAGGAAAACCAGTGCCTCCGGGTGTCTCCGGCCAGCTTATCATCAAAGAGCCGTGGCCTTCGATGATGCGTATGGTCAATCAGAATGAGGAGCGGTACCGCCAGTACTGGAGCGGACCGGATAACAGCTATAATGCCAGTGATCTCGCCGTTCGGGATGAAGAGGGCTATATCATGATTCTCGGGCGCTCTGATGATCTGATCATCGTCTCTGGCCACAATATCGGCACTGCTGAAGTCGAGAGTGCCCTCGTTGCTCACAAGGCTGTTGCAGAGGCTGCTGTTGTCGGAATTCCCGATGAGATGAAGGGCAACCGTATACTTGCCTTCGTCCTTTTAAGGGATGGCTTTACTGAGACTGCAAAGCTGAAGCAGGATCTCCTCTATCATGTCAGGATCACCCTCGGACCAATTGCTGTTCCTTCGGATATCCGGGTGGTTGATCAACTCCCCAAGACGAGGAGCGGGAAGATCATGCGGAGAGTGCTTAAGGCGATTGAGATGGGTGAGGATCCAGGGGATCTCTCGACAATAGATGAGTGA
- a CDS encoding TATA-box-binding protein, with the protein MSFNPEDSLKIENIVASAKVCDSLDLPTLAAEIKGAEYNKKRFPGVVLRMTDPKIAALVFGSGKVVLTGAKSIEALNRGLEILGGLLRDLKIDIPDDLTYKIQNIVTSADLGTPINLNKIAVGFNLDRIEYEPEQFPGLVYRLEEPKVVVLLFGSGKLIITGGKQPEDARGAVQKILSDLSNLGMI; encoded by the coding sequence ATGTCATTCAATCCCGAGGATTCTCTCAAGATTGAAAATATTGTTGCATCGGCCAAAGTCTGTGATTCGCTTGATCTTCCTACCCTTGCCGCCGAGATAAAAGGTGCCGAGTATAATAAGAAGCGTTTTCCCGGCGTTGTACTACGTATGACAGATCCGAAGATCGCAGCCCTCGTCTTCGGGTCAGGAAAAGTAGTGCTGACAGGTGCAAAGAGTATTGAGGCCTTAAACCGTGGACTTGAGATCCTTGGAGGTCTCCTGCGGGATCTGAAGATTGATATTCCTGATGATCTCACCTACAAGATCCAGAATATTGTTACATCAGCAGATCTTGGAACACCAATCAATCTCAACAAGATTGCCGTCGGTTTCAACCTGGATCGGATTGAGTATGAACCGGAACAGTTCCCGGGCCTTGTCTACCGGCTGGAAGAGCCGAAGGTCGTCGTCCTCCTCTTTGGTTCTGGGAAGCTGATCATCACTGGCGGAAAACAGCCTGAGGATGCCCGGGGTGCGGTTCAGAAGATCCTGAGCGACCTCTCGAATCTTGGGATGATCTGA
- a CDS encoding ATP-grasp domain-containing protein has protein sequence MKVLLAEYTTLHEPELASEGEAMVKTLKASFERLGYEVLSPEKGDFKSEVRRLAGICDYGLVIAPDDLLAGFTQEMECIVHSVGTNSTNAALCANKRLTARLLSDHGIDVPREVTSGPRVIKPIKGVGAKNVRIADEEPGDGEFGQEFIEGDAISVSLIASRVVGEACLWYSGAAPCILAINRQNVEIRDGKMIYHGGTTPIDHPRSEEITAIAEKVVKILGCQGYIGIDMIVGDRIVVVDVNPRITTSLIGIAHLMEEEIGDLLIKASEGLALPPVHLKGTVSFDTHGGIYPE, from the coding sequence ATGAAGGTGCTCCTTGCAGAGTATACAACCCTGCATGAACCAGAACTCGCCTCTGAGGGTGAGGCTATGGTCAAAACGCTGAAGGCCAGCTTTGAACGTCTTGGATACGAGGTCCTCTCGCCTGAGAAGGGTGACTTTAAGAGCGAGGTACGTCGTCTTGCCGGGATCTGTGATTATGGCCTCGTCATCGCCCCGGATGATCTCCTTGCAGGCTTCACCCAGGAGATGGAGTGTATCGTCCACTCGGTTGGGACAAACAGTACAAATGCCGCCCTCTGTGCAAATAAAAGGCTTACCGCACGCCTTCTCTCCGATCATGGCATCGATGTTCCCCGTGAGGTTACATCCGGTCCAAGGGTGATCAAGCCGATCAAGGGGGTCGGTGCAAAAAATGTCCGGATCGCTGATGAAGAGCCGGGTGATGGCGAGTTTGGTCAGGAGTTTATTGAAGGGGATGCCATATCCGTCTCCCTGATCGCTTCACGGGTCGTTGGGGAGGCATGCCTCTGGTATAGTGGTGCAGCACCATGCATCCTTGCCATCAATCGGCAGAATGTCGAGATAAGGGATGGAAAGATGATCTATCATGGCGGTACGACGCCAATTGACCACCCCCGCTCGGAAGAGATTACCGCGATTGCAGAGAAGGTTGTGAAGATTCTTGGATGCCAGGGCTATATCGGGATTGATATGATCGTCGGGGATCGGATCGTCGTCGTCGATGTCAACCCACGGATTACAACAAGCCTGATTGGGATTGCCCATCTGATGGAAGAGGAGATCGGTGATCTCCTCATCAAGGCGTCCGAAGGACTTGCGCTTCCCCCTGTTCATCTGAAGGGGACCGTCTCTTTTGATACTCATGGAGGGATCTATCCGGAATGA
- a CDS encoding DNA double-strand break repair nuclease NurA: MPDDDTGGGAAGSDQHRHRGGSVNGAYIQDLIRIISDIRRRRGDEPGAGLPEGMGIRPDDFIPVQTGPERPVSAVDGSNATVYQTPFFSIIACRGALTRYLDQDRDRLSLTPWRLCRVGEGQDEDFAELYLEFFERSPDTELQKGDTLAAEAAFRDTIEYGLTLIAAREASPGSLLLLDGALYAEHPAHREVLREIISTCRDRGLLLAAVTKNASATWDETHPLVPAVMKCAGLLGVRGPWYLRFGEVFVTCLHHAAKRAFMVTVPSGYSDEETAAVFSALASYAGDGRVTGYPYPLMDAHRQVAIRSDQVQRIRHDIIAGCATQSIRYDEFEEITGDYHDELNRY, encoded by the coding sequence GTGCCAGACGACGATACGGGTGGAGGAGCAGCCGGATCTGACCAGCACCGCCACCGAGGTGGGAGCGTGAACGGCGCCTATATCCAGGACCTCATCAGGATCATCTCGGATATCAGGCGACGAAGGGGGGATGAACCCGGAGCCGGCCTCCCCGAAGGGATGGGTATCCGGCCGGATGATTTCATCCCTGTTCAGACAGGTCCCGAACGCCCGGTGTCAGCAGTAGATGGGAGTAATGCAACGGTCTATCAGACCCCGTTCTTCTCCATCATCGCCTGCCGTGGTGCCCTCACCCGGTACCTGGATCAGGACCGGGATCGGCTCAGCCTCACTCCATGGCGGCTCTGCCGGGTTGGTGAGGGGCAGGACGAGGATTTTGCCGAGTTATATCTGGAGTTCTTCGAAAGAAGCCCTGATACAGAGCTCCAGAAGGGCGACACCCTTGCGGCAGAGGCTGCGTTTCGGGATACCATCGAGTACGGCCTCACCCTCATCGCTGCACGTGAGGCATCCCCCGGCAGCCTTCTGCTGCTTGACGGTGCCCTGTACGCCGAACACCCTGCCCACCGTGAGGTGCTGAGGGAGATTATCTCAACCTGCCGGGATCGGGGTCTTCTCCTTGCCGCCGTCACAAAAAACGCCTCTGCCACATGGGATGAGACCCATCCGCTCGTCCCTGCGGTGATGAAATGTGCGGGGCTGCTCGGAGTCAGGGGGCCATGGTACCTGAGATTCGGGGAGGTCTTCGTCACCTGCCTGCATCACGCCGCGAAGCGTGCGTTTATGGTCACCGTTCCATCCGGCTATTCCGATGAGGAGACCGCTGCTGTCTTCTCAGCCCTCGCCTCCTATGCGGGAGATGGCAGGGTGACGGGCTATCCCTATCCCCTGATGGATGCCCACCGGCAGGTTGCGATCCGATCTGATCAGGTACAGCGGATCCGGCATGATATCATAGCGGGATGTGCCACCCAGTCGATCAGATATGACGAGTTTGAAGAGATTACCGGAGATTACCATGACGAACTTAATCGATATTGA
- a CDS encoding nucleotide-binding protein: MKIGNITVRLSIAHLGVFLFFTGVLLFAFFDSGMDYSLFVWGIPTLLLILTIPLAMNYMSQSQYRDLRPMYESEAKTIKTNQISEALIGKPVRLEGVIERVHFKFLNRPQYLLGDRTGEVSVKMFTNPEEDVEVGDVVIVLGSVIRRYIITGDPVVNGVSIRRKVKEKPVETEQNEKKEKRRK; this comes from the coding sequence ATGAAGATAGGAAACATTACGGTGAGGTTGTCGATCGCCCATCTGGGCGTCTTCCTCTTCTTCACCGGTGTTCTCCTCTTCGCTTTTTTTGATTCCGGAATGGATTATTCCCTCTTTGTCTGGGGAATTCCGACACTGCTCCTCATTCTGACGATCCCGCTTGCCATGAACTATATGAGCCAGAGCCAGTATCGCGATCTCAGGCCGATGTATGAGTCAGAAGCAAAGACGATTAAGACGAATCAGATCTCAGAGGCGTTGATCGGCAAACCGGTTCGTCTTGAAGGCGTCATCGAACGTGTCCACTTCAAATTCCTCAACAGGCCACAGTATCTTCTCGGAGATCGTACCGGGGAGGTATCGGTGAAGATGTTCACCAATCCTGAAGAGGATGTGGAAGTGGGTGATGTGGTTATCGTTCTCGGATCTGTTATCCGGCGATACATAATCACCGGCGACCCGGTCGTCAATGGAGTCTCCATCCGGAGAAAGGTGAAAGAGAAGCCGGTAGAGACAGAACAGAATGAGAAGAAAGAGAAGAGGCGGAAGTAA
- a CDS encoding ATP-binding protein → MTNLIDIDTGDSAKFRLIGQNVLNYRCAVPYTSEIHLGDLLVVRDTRKEITFYAKVTGMQHASNFADANWDTRPHTGHFYNLGEDVFLLLEATPLGYLDEKGRFRKPKTIPTKFSLIRPAEEEDFVFLNEYMGEIEVGLVRNGTGTIQSAAVGLHPHDLTQHMGVFATTGMGKSNFMKVFSASCMKTRPFGLLMVDPHGEYLKGRPSPGGGKNPGLTHYKAARDGLAIFSTRNEKEIRDYGASTLSIAYDDFRPSDLYPIFEFSEAQTEILETIGDLSGSRMIDFFGSTDFTEDWYESYSGAHQDTARRLKEFHETSLRSVKRKLEILTRQNPFFRRTGSSIQAIRSALAKSQVVLIDIPGMREQSELFILSLLTRTFLNERRNDGFGADDDTPPEQILIAIEEAQRVLGPGRGTAVFRECAMEGRKFGIGLCVITQQPKNIDPRILAQINTYVVLGLSDKSDRAMIASSAKQDLTPLDGEIQTLERGEAVISTLSVPFPISCRIHAFDTFITRPAMQKTDPIRDGLRNSF, encoded by the coding sequence ATGACGAACTTAATCGATATTGATACAGGCGATTCTGCAAAGTTTCGCCTCATCGGTCAGAATGTGCTGAACTACAGGTGTGCTGTCCCGTACACAAGCGAGATCCACCTCGGCGATCTCCTCGTCGTCCGGGATACCAGGAAGGAGATCACCTTCTATGCGAAGGTGACCGGGATGCAGCATGCAAGCAACTTTGCCGATGCAAACTGGGATACCCGGCCTCATACCGGTCATTTCTATAATCTTGGTGAGGATGTCTTTCTTCTCCTTGAAGCAACACCGCTTGGCTATCTGGACGAGAAGGGGAGATTCAGGAAGCCGAAGACGATACCGACGAAGTTCTCCCTGATCCGGCCTGCAGAGGAGGAGGATTTTGTCTTTTTGAACGAGTATATGGGGGAGATCGAGGTCGGTCTTGTCCGGAACGGAACCGGAACGATACAATCCGCAGCAGTCGGCCTCCATCCACATGATCTCACCCAGCATATGGGTGTCTTTGCGACCACCGGTATGGGGAAGAGTAACTTCATGAAGGTCTTCTCCGCATCCTGTATGAAGACACGGCCATTCGGCCTCCTGATGGTCGATCCCCATGGCGAATATCTGAAAGGGCGCCCGAGCCCGGGTGGGGGAAAGAATCCCGGCCTCACCCATTACAAAGCGGCCAGGGACGGTCTTGCCATCTTCTCGACACGAAATGAGAAGGAGATCAGGGATTACGGCGCATCCACTCTCAGCATTGCCTATGATGATTTCCGCCCATCTGATCTCTATCCGATATTTGAATTCTCAGAGGCACAGACAGAGATCCTTGAGACGATCGGTGATCTCTCCGGTTCCCGGATGATCGACTTCTTCGGATCAACCGACTTCACCGAGGACTGGTACGAGAGCTACTCCGGAGCCCATCAGGATACCGCCCGAAGACTGAAGGAGTTTCACGAAACATCCCTCCGATCAGTCAAGAGGAAGCTGGAGATCCTCACCAGGCAGAACCCCTTCTTCAGGAGAACGGGCTCATCGATCCAGGCGATCCGTTCCGCCCTTGCGAAGTCGCAGGTCGTCTTAATCGACATACCGGGTATGCGGGAGCAGTCTGAGCTCTTCATCCTCTCCCTCCTCACACGGACATTCCTCAATGAAAGGAGGAACGACGGGTTCGGAGCAGATGATGATACACCACCGGAACAGATCCTCATCGCCATTGAGGAGGCGCAACGGGTCCTCGGTCCGGGGCGGGGAACGGCAGTCTTCCGGGAGTGTGCGATGGAGGGAAGAAAGTTCGGTATCGGGCTCTGTGTCATCACCCAGCAGCCGAAGAATATCGATCCCAGAATCCTTGCCCAGATCAATACATACGTCGTCCTCGGCCTCTCAGACAAATCTGATCGTGCAATGATCGCATCGAGTGCAAAACAGGATCTCACCCCTCTTGACGGCGAGATACAGACCCTTGAGCGGGGAGAGGCAGTGATCAGCACCCTCTCGGTTCCGTTTCCGATCAGCTGCAGAATCCATGCATTTGATACGTTTATTACAAGGCCTGCGATGCAGAAGACGGACCCGATTAGGGATGGTTTAAGGAATAGTTTTTGA
- a CDS encoding hydantoinase/oxoprolinase family protein → MIGIDIGGANIKIVTGDEVVIRYCPLWEKAPLGDILSEFDDDAAVVMSGELADCFNNKTEGIRFIVDAVRGALPKAQFYGTDAAFHTEAVLDLAAANWLASADLLKDRYQDALLLDLGSTTADIIPLQPFRELRGQTDLSRLRAGYLVYCGMLRTPVSSLVRSACINWYDTPLSTEYFASAGDAHLVLGHITPGEYTVATPDGKEVNREMSLRRLGRMACADLDEIGEEGAVAIAEAFWDAQKAIIGDAVARTGRETILAAGIGADLIHTTFGGINLNRELGRFADALPAYAVREVAIRDGI, encoded by the coding sequence ATGATCGGCATTGACATCGGCGGGGCGAACATCAAGATCGTCACCGGGGACGAGGTGGTCATCCGGTACTGCCCGCTCTGGGAGAAGGCGCCGCTTGGAGATATTCTTTCAGAGTTTGATGATGATGCCGCCGTCGTGATGAGCGGAGAGCTTGCCGACTGTTTCAACAATAAAACCGAGGGTATTCGTTTCATTGTTGATGCCGTCAGGGGCGCATTGCCGAAGGCACAGTTTTATGGCACAGATGCCGCATTCCATACAGAGGCGGTTTTGGATCTTGCTGCTGCAAACTGGCTTGCCTCGGCGGATCTCCTCAAGGACCGGTACCAGGATGCCCTCCTTCTTGATCTTGGAAGCACAACCGCTGATATCATTCCGCTGCAGCCTTTTCGGGAGCTTCGGGGACAGACCGATCTTTCACGCCTCCGGGCAGGATACCTCGTCTATTGTGGGATGCTCAGGACCCCCGTCTCCTCACTCGTCCGGTCGGCATGCATCAACTGGTATGACACCCCGCTCTCGACGGAGTACTTTGCCTCAGCCGGGGATGCCCATCTCGTCCTTGGGCATATCACTCCTGGTGAGTATACCGTAGCCACTCCTGATGGGAAGGAAGTAAACAGGGAGATGAGCCTCCGGCGTCTCGGCCGGATGGCCTGTGCGGATCTTGATGAGATCGGGGAGGAGGGGGCTGTAGCCATCGCAGAGGCCTTCTGGGATGCCCAGAAAGCCATCATTGGCGACGCTGTTGCCCGAACCGGAAGGGAGACGATACTTGCCGCAGGGATCGGTGCAGATCTCATCCACACGACCTTTGGAGGGATCAACCTCAATCGGGAGCTGGGCAGGTTTGCTGATGCACTTCCGGCATATGCGGTGAGGGAGGTGGCGATACGAGACGGTATCTGA
- the surE gene encoding 5'/3'-nucleotidase SurE has protein sequence MKPRILLTNDDGVSSGGLWAAYTALSEIADVTVVAPSTQQSAVGRSISIFEPIRLHKVVINGFDAYAVDGKPTDAVIIGLYALKLQPDLVVSGINIGENLSFESIMTSGTVGAALEAANQGTPAIAFSLEVSDQGMKFDDPRSGIIHDDEIGHVVADVCTRILESGFPQGADVLNVNIPSTIRGGYEVTRLADKLFHTGVEERFDPRGRPYYWINGPLVDDAEEGTDVHAVRQGRISLTPVTLDCTAPDAFDEIRKQFC, from the coding sequence ATGAAACCGAGAATCCTGCTGACAAATGATGATGGCGTCTCTTCAGGGGGTCTCTGGGCTGCCTATACGGCCCTCTCCGAGATCGCTGATGTGACGGTCGTCGCCCCATCCACGCAGCAGAGCGCGGTGGGGAGATCCATATCGATCTTTGAACCCATCCGGTTGCATAAGGTGGTCATCAACGGGTTTGATGCATATGCTGTCGATGGAAAGCCGACCGATGCGGTGATCATCGGATTATATGCCCTGAAACTCCAACCGGATCTCGTCGTCTCCGGGATCAACATCGGTGAGAACCTCAGTTTCGAATCGATCATGACCTCAGGCACAGTCGGAGCCGCACTGGAGGCTGCGAATCAGGGGACGCCGGCGATCGCATTCTCTCTTGAAGTAAGCGATCAGGGGATGAAATTTGATGATCCCCGATCCGGGATCATCCATGATGATGAGATAGGGCACGTCGTCGCCGATGTCTGTACCCGTATCCTTGAATCAGGATTCCCGCAAGGGGCAGATGTTCTCAATGTCAATATACCCTCAACGATCAGAGGAGGGTATGAGGTGACCCGTCTTGCAGACAAACTCTTCCATACCGGCGTAGAGGAGAGGTTCGACCCCAGGGGACGGCCCTACTACTGGATCAACGGTCCGCTCGTCGATGATGCAGAGGAAGGAACTGATGTCCATGCCGTCCGGCAGGGAAGGATCTCGCTCACCCCGGTGACCCTTGACTGTACAGCACCTGATGCATTCGATGAGATCAGGAAGCAGTTCTGTTGA